aatctgtagcttttttttttttttttaaagggctgGAAACTGATTTTAATTAGGGTGAAGTACTGATTGATATTGCTTCAAAAATCTATGAAACTGTCCACAAAGCTCCAATGAACCAAGCACTGAAGTGCTTTTTGGGGAAATGTCTTCCTGAATGATTAGTCTGTTATTGAATGGATGAAATGAATTAAGGCTGTCATTATatcagatttttatttgtactattattgctgtgtaaaaaaaaatcaaatcaaattaaaaaaaaattgaaaattgaaaaaaacCCTGCATCATTGCTGGTAGCAAAATTCTTCTATAGCTTTATCTAGTGTGTGCTGCTTTTTTGGTAAGCTATTAAACTATTAGCTATTAAAAGTGAAGCTATTAAACTCAAATTACAAGTACATGGAAGTGGTGAGAACCCAAAACTGCACAACAGCAAACAAAGACATgaattacaatttttttttaacaaatattaTAGGCGCATTGCTAATACAATATTAAgatcttgtttttaaatatccCAATTATCATCCATTCACTGATGCTGTCGTGACCACAAATATTGATATATCTACTGATTTTCCTGATATACTTCTAACAGATTTTAACCATTAAAATTCTTGTGATATTTATTATAGTTTTAATCTGCAATGTCAATATGaatgacatttttctttaactttGTCCGAGACGagacaaagcacaaaaaagtaaaattacaaGTGCATAGAAGTGGTCAGAGACGACCAATTTTTAGGACTTTTATTACCAATATCAATTTTGATATCAAAATCTGATACCCCAATATATAggctgatatatatatatatatatatatatatatatataaaaatttccCCCAGGAACAAAACACAATGAGATTTCCCTAATCTTGGTTTTGTGTAGTTATTTCATTTACACATTTGTGCTACTCCTGAGTATTATCAGCTTGTTAAAATCTGTCAGGCTCACAATTATTGATATCATGTGATACTGACTGTGCACTTTCTTAATATCACACTTaacattttgtgttttgctgTACCCCCAATATTGATACATTGGCTGGTTGTCTTTATATACTGACTATTCACATTTACcacaataatgataatactgCGAAATCTAAAGAAATTTTGAAATGATTGCATCACTTTGCTCACCGAGTGGTCTCTAATAGTTGTTGTCAGTGCATGGTTATTGAATGAATGGCACATCAGTGCTACTTTAACCAGTGAGGTGTGAGCTCTACATCCATGCTGGAGAGTTTCATGATATTTGCGGTTTTACTGAGCACTCGAGATTTCTTCATAGACACAATAAAGCTTGacatcattttttgttttttcttcctcttggtTTGAGTCATCAGTTTAATCAAACTCACATGACTACATGATCCAGCATATGGCTGTTAATGTAACAGTGTGTACAGAGCAAAACATCAATTGCTACTAAGTTACTGATTGGTGGAAGAACTAAAAACATCAGTGCTCCACAAAGAGTAACACTGACAAACTGTTATCAGATAAACTCTTAAATCAGCTTATCATTTCTGAGATCTGTTTGTAACGTCAGAGCGTAGATCAAGCCATGGAAGTgatgtcaaacagaaaataaatgttgAGCTCAAACCTGCAGAGAGGATCAAAATGAGAGTTTGCCTGTAACGGTCCTAGTGAGGCACTTTATTCAGCACTGGTAACGCCACTCTATTCTTTTACACATAGCATTGAGCTCACGTATCAgcaatatttatataaatattttcacTTGTTGAATGAATGCTGGATTGCTGTATAAAGTTATCTCAAATAAAACGACagtcaagttttttttcttcagtgcagcaaaaagtataaaaagatTCACAGGCTCACTGGTCTTCACAGCAGCTACAAGTCAAATTAGAGTGGTGCTCTCTGCACATCACAGAGCCATGTGCATGAGGCATTTACAGTGGGTGCAGTAGCATGAACTGTAGAATCAACCAGGCAAGAAAGTTCTGCACCTGTTTGTTCATTAAATCTACTCTGGAATTAAATCCTTACTGTCAGTTGTAATTGTCGTGTATTGTTGGCTGAAGAGAACATAGAACAACAGTCAAAGATGAACTACTCTCCCACACATTCATTGATGGGCATGCCACATAAGTTGTTGCTCTCAGTGCAGCCACCATATTGTTCAGGTCTTAGCCAGGTCTTATAATGCATGAAGGTCTACGGAGAGAGAAGTTcttcaaatattaaaaacaaccaTACCTCACTGAATGTTTATATGAGACAAGGCTTAGTGCACCCTAACCTACTTCTATAATAtaatgtttaaaatgaatattttgatAGTCTACTGTGAACCCTGTTGGAAATACAAATTCAGCTGTTTATCTTTTGGGAATCGTCACACAAAACAAGTGCATCTGAATAATGCTACGTAGCTCTAACTATTGTAATTCAGGTATACATTTAAGCTAGCTGTTGCAGTATGGTACATTAGTGACGTAACTGATAATTTACGACTACTTAAAACATCACCAATTGGGAATGAGGCCCTGATTAGGGGATGTTTTTAAGCATAAAGTTCATCTCACAACAAGTAGTCCCTGCTGGCCCAGGGATCAGTAAACTCACAACGGCCTTTGTGGTAGCcacacaaaaagacaaacaaaacacctttaAGTGGCCATATGGCACTTAATTGTGTATTTTCCGACTGcttgtgagcagttgttggcaGTCACTGTGAAATTGACTGAGGGATGAGTAACCACCAGTCTCCACCAAAAAGTGTGTGTTCCCTGACTGGTTGGCAAGTGATTGCTCAAGGTTGCTAGTGTGAAGTTGGTATAATGATGCTACATTAAAAGACTTCGTTTGCTAGCAGGTTGGCATGGTCACCAGCAGCTTGTGCCTGGATGACAAATTGCCTACAAACACAAAGTACGTGTCAGGCAGAAGTGAACCTGAAGGGTCAAcacaaactaaaaacatttgccttcaaagtaaaaattgCGCCTTGCTCTTGCAACCAAAACATTTGAAACggcacaacttttactctgatttgtgttgcattttttcTTCCCAAAGTTTCACTACAGGTCAGAGAGTAATGATGAATGTTAGCATACTCCAACCACAGCGATCAAAAGGTGGTTTTTGGTGCAACTTCTTTGTGATGATTTCAcccagcaacagcagcaaccacttgccaacaGGCCCTCTGTAGAGATGTGCTTGATCTATGACGAATCATTTTAAgctaactttttaaaatgttaatggAAGCTAACATTGTCATTCAGAATTTAAAAGTCTGATTAATCATCCGGGACATACCAGTGGCAGAATCTGTGCACATATCTATGCCACTCTGCTAGCTACCTACAAAACAGCATTTCTATAGTGGGCGAGCTAACAAACAGGCCCATCTGATTTGATATGTGAAAGTTGCAGGTAAGTCACAGATATAATGAAGAGTCATAAGGAAAATGCTGATGTACAAATAAGCATTTTAAGGGTCACGTATTTAGAAAATTAAGATAAACACAGGATTATTAGTAAAGTTAGTGAATTACCAACAAATAATTTAAATGACAATGAAAGAAGCGCCCAACTTGGCTACCATGACATCTACCCACTCTGCGCTGGCTCAGGTCCGCAGAGATACCCCAAAATCCAAAACTGTGTAACATAATGTCAGCAAACTCAGCATCTGATTTATTAactcattctgttgtttttcttacttCCTGCTGGTAGAAACAGTGCCTCAGTTAGTGCAGATAAAAAGTCCCACCGTGCTTCAAGTTTAGatgaacatattttttaaaatgattttgctTCACTACAGTAAGCAGAGCTTTATCTCATCTATCTTCCAGAAatcttaaatattttaaaccaCAGCTCATGTATTAATTTGTTCTCATGGCTCTGGGTTTCAAACCCACTAAAGTTCAGTTTGTTCGATTTGTGTCATTGAGTCTTTGCATGTTTgttcattaaaaacacattctGCGGACTGGCTGATCTTTCCTCAGTAAAAGCGTTTGCGTTTGTTTTCCTTCCAGCGCCCGTAAACTATCAGCCCTACCACTCCCAGCACGACCAGGCCCAGGACTGTGAAGAGAAGAGTGAAAAACAACTGGACTCCGCTCATCGCTTCCTCCTCCACTTCCACtgcaaagtaaaagcaaaaaatattagaaaagaaaaaaatggctgAAGTTTCAACCCTCTGTTCTCCCAGCTgtaaacatgaacaaataaTATCAATTAGATATACTACACGTATGAGATGTGCCCACATACTGGATTCATGTCTGCCAGTATCAGCCTCATCCATTTACTTGAGCCTTTTATCGTCATGTTTACTGCGGGAAGcagtatagtatagtatagtGGCAGACTATACTATACTCATCTGCTCTGTTACATCAACTTTGTGCTCAGCATGCAAAAAATGCTGAGCACAAAACTGTTCAGCTAAATACAAGTGTACAatcatgcttctttttttttttttcttttttttttaagctcagAGCTTCACAGATTACACAGAGGGAGACGTGGCAACAATCTAAAAAGACGAGACTTTGTGGGGAAAGAATAAAACTTGATTTTGATTTCTTCGccttctgtttctctgtttaagCAGTTCAGGAGAATACTGCAGTGACCACCTCTGCAGTTATGGTGAGCATGAAAACCAGTGGGAGTGCAATGATGCTATTGGTGGTGTAGGGCACGGTAAAACTAGCCCTCAAGACTTCACACTAGCTGCAACCCCGCCCTGAGTAATGGTGCCGATACGGTGCAGTGCTGAGAAGGATGTCTTCAGGTTGATGATGATCGTGCTGCATTTACCTTGAAACTGCTCCATGTTGTCAATTCTGGGGATGGCGACTACTTCCCCTTCTTCCGCTTCCTGTGGAGTCCTCTCGACTGTAAGCTCATACAGCTTCATGGAGATGATGTCATGGTTATCTAGAAGAACACACCCGTAATTAACATCTTAAGCAACAGCTGACTTCATTTTAAAACCTGAGCTGTTAGGAAGTCGATGTTTAATTCATCTAGTTTGGATGCCATGTTTATGATCCAATCTTTTTATAGATCTTTTTTATAGCTTCACTTTGTAATATATCCTGTGGTCAAAGCATTATTCAGAGATTTCATACCTGACAGGTCTCCTGTGGCAGAGGAGGCACCTAAGAAGTAGCCTGTAGGTAGGCGCACTCCTGTAATGTCAGCACATTCTCTCCATTCCTGCTTACCATCTACATCCACCATGAGCTAAGGGCAGAGGAACAAATGGTTTGAATAAACCAATCAACATTCTACTTTTCATGCCTCATTGTACTACTCAGTTTTAATTTCATTACACAAGAATGTCACCTTTAAGGACAAGTGACACCCTGAAACAGGTCCTGCAGATAATGAGCCATACCGTCAGTCGATTTTTGGAGTATCTAACGAGGAAAAAGTTGTCGTAGACCGAGTTGCGTGCCATAGCTGTGCATCCTCCAAGCTCTGTGGACCGACCGTCACGATCGTGGTCATACGACAGGGTGCCATTCCCCAGCATCACAGATATGTAAGGGAAGGTCCTCTGTGAAGAAGACAGAGGAGTCACAACTTCATCAGCAGGAACCACAAACACCATTCCACAGGTAGTTCATTTCACAGAGACATGAAACAGCACTACTGAACAGTTTGATGTTATATTGCATAAAGCTTTTCTtagtaaaggggaaaaaaaaagaaaaaaaaaaagaacaaaaacactggACACTGGTTAGCCAGTGAAAATTAACTCTAAAATCTGAGCTGTTGACTGTTGTAAGTTGAGAAAGTCAGCCTGAAAACTGCAGTTCTACTGCTGCTTCACCTTAAAACATTAGCACTACCAGGGTATGAGCATCCTGATGATTAATGTTAATAATTCAAACTTCACCAGGACTGCTGCTTGTCTTTTTTCTGGCCAGGTTCGTTGTCAGTCAGTATAAGTTTACATTATTAGCAACAGTACATGTTTGCATTTCACGTTCACATCCTTGAAGTCTGCTTGTGTGTTCATTACTCTATTAACTGAAAGTGATTGTTACATCTCAcatattgctgttttttttaaatgaaaaacacattacGCATACCATGCATCAATCTTGATGATATTATGTACTGTAGATTAGAGCTATTAAAAAGTCTCCGCCATTTTACTTCGAGATTTTTTGCAGATTGCCGAAACTCTTTTTGTATCCAGTCATATTACCAACGACACAAAAACATTCTGTACATTTCCCCAGCAAATTCTATTATAATATAGAATATAGAAAAATAAGCATGAATAAAATTGACATTCACTCAGTTGTGGTCCACTTACATAATAACATCAAAAGACTGATGGTAAGACAATTATCATAAGTCCAGCACCAACTCTGCACTGCACTGCCTCCACAAAACAAGCAGCGAGGCAATCAGATATGTGCACCGACCACAACACTGATACGATAGTGTACGTATGACACACTTTGTAGCTGTTTAACTGTCTCTCTATGCTCAGTGCGCGACCATGAAAGGGCCGTGTGAGAGAAATGTTTATGGCCACAGAGTTGTTAACGTCAAATAAGCTGCTAAAAtctaaaatgttaaattgtgCTCACTGGCATCATGTATTTCACAGTAGGTGGCTGCATTCATGATGTCCCTGTGACGCTTTGATTTTTGTTGCATGACATGGCACAGGAGAAACTGTCTGGGACTGTAAAGTTTTTCTAAAACTTATGCACTGCACCAGATGATAAAAACCATTTGAGGTGTTATCTGTCTTTGTCGGGAAAATGCTATCAACACAATTTGCAGTTTGTACTcgtccattttctttttcagccccGTAAACAGCCATAATACACAATAtggccaaaagtattcacttacTTGATTTTtacctgtggccatggaagtgataGGGACAGCTTAAAATCAAGGTGAAAATCAAGTACCTAGACATGCAGACCGCTTTGACCGCTGCATTTGTAAACGGTAAATActgcaaaatatattttacaataATGATCTCATAGCAAAGTACAAAGTGGGAGAGGGGTGTTAATTTGGGTTGTTTTACAGCCACAGGAACGGAGCACTTTGCAGTCGTGGAGTCAACTGCACACTGCGTATAGTCCCAGACAGTTTCTCCTGTGCCATTCTAGAGTCAACTATGAAGCCATCTCTCAGACAGCTAAAGATTGGCTGAAATTCAgtcatcaaaaagaaaaattgtgtgTATGCTGTGTGGGTTTCCACACAACAACAAGGTCTTGATTTAAActcaggattaaaaaaaaaaaaaagatgctacAGACTGTCACTTACATCATGGGTCTTATCATCATTGGGGTAGGTGTCCACAAATATTCCAAGTCCAGAGAAATGGTTCATGTTGCCAAATACAGGGCCTGCAAACAGACAGAGGAATACCACAGAGATAATAAAGCTGAAACATAGCAATTAATATCATTTAATTTGGGACTAAATTTCAGTCTTAAGTTTTCTCCagagtttctttgtgttttcagcactttggagaaaaaaaaatgtaataagacAAACTAGTACATGCAGGacattaatggaaaaaaaaaaacaaaaaaccatttTCATGTGAAACGATTGAACTATCCTAATCCCACCCAAATGCTCTCAAAGCTCACTATCATATCATTGGGGGTGTGGCAACTAGTCCACACACACCGTGATAAAGAGTCACTTGATGATGACAGCTGTCTTTACATGTAGACAGAAACATTTGTACCACAAACTGTGGAAGAATAACTCCATTTGaaagtttcttttaaaaactaaGACCAGCGCAGCATAGGTTGTCTTTATTTAAATACAGTAGcaacaaaaatgtaacaaactTAGAAGCATAAAAAAATAGATGATAATGACTGAATAATTCTCTTTAGCCAGGCGCACAATACactgcttaaaaaaattaaaggaacacttagAAAACACATCAGTTCTCAATGAGGAAAAAAGTTGGATAGCTACACTGACATGGACTGGGTGATGTGATAGAAATGAAAAGCATCAACTTACAGAGGGCttgattaaaaaacaccttgaaaatcaaagtgaaaaaaaaaatgatgcagcaGGATAGCACATTCTGTTGAGATTTCATTGCAGTAACTCAAAATGGAACTTAGTAGTTTTTCTGGCCCCAACATGCTTGTACACATGTGTGACAACATCAGGGGATGCTCCTAATGAGACAAGAGATTGTGTTCGGGGGATAGGATCTCCGCCTAGATCTGGACCATCACTGAGGAGGAACCAAGGATCCACTGCACCAGTCTGACAATAGGATGTTTTGGCACAAAACACAAGTTTTTGGTctccacctgtaaaaccattcctCTTTTGTCTCAGTGCTAAGAGAATGAGAGGCACGGTACACCCTGGAAACGTTGCCAATCtgatgcagggctaacacagagagacagacaacgattcacactcacacctatggacaatttagaatcaccagttaacctaaccccactaactgcatgtcgaCTGTGGGACAAAGTTGGAGTACCTAGAAAGAACCTATGCAAACTCGCACAAAAAGGACCCGGGTTAGATGATGggattgaacccaggaccttctggCTGtcaggcaacagtgctaaccacttcATTTGCCcgctgttaatttcattaacaccaaaacTTTTGAACCTAAAAAATAacccctctgctacttaacCAACCGGATCACTATCCCATTAGTTTAATTGGCTTAACGGCCTAAATCTaaaattgtttctttatttttttgagcagtgtaatACTACAGGTAACTTACCtaattggattaaaaaaaaacaataaaacaaaacaaacaaaagaaaagtaactaaaatgtgtttttgaaacAATGAATGAACATGTAAAGTTTTGTAAGCAGTGTTTCCTGCAGCTGAAAATTGAGACTGTTTATTCTGTTTGCTTTCCCTGGTATCTCAAGTCACCGTGCACAGGATGTGCTAATAAAATGATATCTTACCATGTGACTGAGAAAGAAATGACAAGCTCATTAGGAGAAACTGTTCACTTTAAGGGCTATTCAATTATAAAATTGTAAATACGATGCTGAAACACGTTTAGCATTAACCTACCATTTTTCATGCGATCTCTGGTTAACCAGATGGCCAGTCCATCACCATTCAGGTTCTTCTTCCCTTGGCCATGGATTTTAAATTGTACTCTCAGCTCCCAATCTTGCAGAAGCAAAGGCTGAAAAGCAAAAGCAATGAAGAAAAGCCGGTTATTCTTACACTCAGCAATGTGTAGCATGCACTTGTCATCAGATATGAGTAACATATCATCCTTTTGAAACAGACTGATTTGtatcatttatattttatttataaaaatgcTGCATAATATTCATTGTTAAACCAAAGCCATATAAAGTAGGGTTTTTAGtttaaagcaggaagtgagggAAATTGTGGTTTGCTGGGTAACAATGCATTGCATATTGCAAGCCTGATAATGCAGGCTGTCCCATTTGACTTACAATTCGGCTCCACACAGCTCCCTGCCTGCTCTGCAGGTCTGGGGTTAGCCTCACATGGTCAGGCGTCACCATGGCAGTGCCCATCAGATCCCACTGTGAGGAGCTAGAGAAACCCAAGCCTGCAAAACAACAGTAGTAACACTTCTGCATTCACAGCAAGCCACACCAAAGTTTACTATTGTTTTTATTAGACATCAGCTTTTACCATTTACGTTGTGTTTCATCTTTTGTTGTAACGTTCAGTTTATGTATACTTTTTATTGAATACAAATGTTTCCTTTTCATTGGCTCCtgtactgtttatttttattactttaaatcAAGGGTCTTTATCAGGGTATGACTTGAAAAGTTCAAAATAGGTATTAGAATACAATAGccctttattttcattgtacttATATAACGATATTGTGGGTTCTTCACCTGACTGCTGTgcaagaaatataaataataagaCAGATAAAAAGCACACTGTATTATAGCACACGATAAAAAGCCTGTGCAAAGTGGCAGGAGTGTATTGCAAAAGACTTCAATGAAGTGAAATAGTGGCCCAACAGTACAACAACCCTACTAAGGCAGCTTACTCACAGTTTCATTAAATACACTTATTACCTGTGGTCAACTTCAGTACACACAAAACTGCTTCAgtacgtttaaaaaaaaaaaaaaaaaaaaaaaaaaaaaaaaaatctccgttattattgttatgactttttagatttagttttaattaacgaaaactgggtttttttgtttgtttgttttaaatagttCTTTGTTCTGATGCATTCTTTATAAGCCCGCCCCCATTTTCTGGTTATCAGTTTTTGTTTCTAATTACTTTGAATTAACTAATATACGCTAATATAAAAAGTGGCCATGAAGGTTACTCAAACTGCTCTTTGTTGAGACAATGAAAAACTGCTCTTTCATAATGGACAGCGTTACGGGCTTAATTtcctgaattttatttttgtttattgctAGAGTTCCTCACCGTAATCAGACAGGTTTGCTCTGCTGATTAAAGCTAGCTGTAGGTAGGCTAGTCTTCATTAGCATTATGGACTAGCCAATAGTTAGTGGTGGGTTAACAACAGTTATTATCCCGCTTGCTGTAACGCTACCCAGGATGTGTAACGACAGAGAGGCACAAAGTTCTTCTTAGTTAATTATTATCCTCCGCCACACAATTCTATCCAAGAAAAAAACGAATTTAAGCCAAAGCCTACTTTACGCTGACAAACTGTCTTCTGTCAACGTTTATGTTAGTTACACTTGTTAGCTACCATTGGCGGTAACGTAATTCTAGTTTAACATTAAACTCACCGCGGTACGGCTTCACAAGAGAATATTCCCGCTTCAGAAACTCCTCCATAAAGTCCCCGTCGTCTGCCAGCGACTGGCTCGTCAAGTAACAAATAGTAATAAGTAGCCATGTTAACTCACGGAGGTTCCTAAAGTGAaacactgaatttaaaaaacagaaacttctCAGTCGAGCCAGATTTGATTTGGCAACGGAGGAAACCATCTTTACTGCCCGACTACACACAGGTCACGTGGTTTCAGGCAAAcgcataagaaaaaaaatgttcttcttCCCTTCTGGGGTTTAGTGGAGACACTCATCCGTGGGGTTGGTATTACTGCCATCTTCTGGATATAGTAGTAGCGTCTGAAAATCATCAAATTCTCCCCAGTAGAATATAAAATCTCGCGATTTTATAGCAGCATCTATCCGAAAAGAATGGGTTGTGAGAtcgttttcttcttctctgatcATCCTCGTCTGTCTCATCCTATCCCTTACAGTCTCTCCTGTCCCACCAACCATCTGCATGCcctcctctgtggtcttccttcATTTATAGCAAGACAGATAAGGTGAGAAATATTATTTCAGTCTCTTAATCACACAGAGGCAGTCCACCAAATCATCAAGCGCTTAAAATAGTATTATTCAATACAGAAACTAAAAAAATCACGCTGCCACTCCATAGACCTGTACACAGAGCAAACTGTAATAgcattgttttatatatttttttaaatattttttatatatttattttgaatgCATCCTCGTAACTCAACTAGAAActagaaaataacaaaaaatataatCATATAAAAACTATTATAGGAGTTAGTGGGGGATCCACAGTCAACAACAGTACAGCATACTGCTTAGTTATGTGAAATCATCACGAATCAATGTGAGGAAAACACATTATTACAGTGAATAAAAGACATAAAGTGATCCATGTCAGTTTACAGCAATATCCAAACTGAATACAGAGTGCTGCTGCACATAGACAGGTAAGATCATTTTCACTTGCTGTCACCTGAATCTGGAGCTGTACAGTAAACAAACACTGAAGCCCaattcaataataataacacacatCGTCTCCTGGGCTGGCAACTCCCGATATCCCAGCAGACTACTGGACCAGAAGGCTAAAACTAGCTAATAATCTCTGATGATTTAAGCTTCAATGCTATTTagagaacaaataaaaataagcagacaCTTTATAAGaataaatattacatttgaAGATAATTCtagaaaataatacaaaaatgcGCTATTATTGATACTATTAATAGTTATTTTTAAGGATGCTCTGATAAAATTTGGGGTCACTTGAGCACCCTTAAAAAGGGTCAAAACTCACCTATGTAGCtcccagtgttgggactaatgCGTTATTAAGTAatgcgttacagtaactacgttattattg
This region of Pelmatolapia mariae isolate MD_Pm_ZW linkage group LG12, Pm_UMD_F_2, whole genome shotgun sequence genomic DNA includes:
- the LOC134638997 gene encoding VIP36-like protein translates to MVSSVAKSNLARLRSFCFLNSVFHFRNLRELTWLLITICYLTSQSLADDGDFMEEFLKREYSLVKPYRGLGFSSSSQWDLMGTAMVTPDHVRLTPDLQSRQGAVWSRIPLLLQDWELRVQFKIHGQGKKNLNGDGLAIWLTRDRMKNGPVFGNMNHFSGLGIFVDTYPNDDKTHDRTFPYISVMLGNGTLSYDHDRDGRSTELGGCTAMARNSVYDNFFLVRYSKNRLTLMVDVDGKQEWRECADITGVRLPTGYFLGASSATGDLSDNHDIISMKLYELTVERTPQEAEEGEVVAIPRIDNMEQFQVEVEEEAMSGVQLFFTLLFTVLGLVVLGVVGLIVYGRWKENKRKRFY